In Burkholderia sp. WP9, a genomic segment contains:
- a CDS encoding SDR family oxidoreductase yields the protein MSTSAGRLEGKIAIVSGGATGAGGAASLLFAQEGAQVAVVDINTDAGEEVVTRIRAAGGSAELFAADVSKRAAVDAAVAGIMARFGRIDVLFNHAGSIVVKPFVDTTDEDYDWLMNVNVKSMFMMTRAVLPHMLAAGGGSIVCTASISSVAATPLEVLYCTTKGACAMFARAIAVEYRDRGIRCNAVCPGFIDTPHGRREISALAKYGFDASEAALSVQQGRLCAPEEVARAALFLASDDASFVNGAHLYVDNCFTAA from the coding sequence ATGAGCACATCGGCAGGCAGGCTGGAAGGCAAGATCGCAATCGTGTCAGGCGGCGCGACGGGCGCGGGCGGCGCGGCCTCGTTGCTGTTCGCGCAGGAAGGCGCGCAGGTCGCCGTCGTCGATATCAATACGGATGCCGGTGAGGAAGTGGTAACGCGGATTCGCGCGGCAGGCGGCAGCGCCGAGCTGTTTGCCGCCGACGTGTCGAAGCGCGCGGCCGTCGATGCCGCCGTGGCCGGCATCATGGCGCGCTTCGGACGTATCGACGTGTTGTTCAATCATGCCGGCAGCATTGTCGTGAAGCCGTTCGTCGATACCACCGACGAAGACTACGACTGGCTCATGAACGTCAACGTGAAAAGCATGTTCATGATGACGCGGGCCGTGCTGCCGCACATGCTCGCTGCGGGCGGCGGCTCGATCGTCTGCACGGCGTCGATCTCGTCGGTGGCGGCGACGCCGCTCGAAGTGCTCTATTGCACCACCAAAGGCGCATGCGCGATGTTCGCGCGTGCCATCGCCGTCGAGTATCGCGACCGGGGCATTCGCTGCAATGCCGTGTGCCCTGGTTTCATCGACACGCCGCATGGGCGCCGCGAAATCAGCGCGCTCGCGAAGTACGGCTTCGATGCGAGCGAAGCCGCCTTGTCGGTGCAGCAGGGCCGCCTGTGCGCGCCGGAGGAAGTGGCGCGCGCCGCGCTCTTTCTCGCGAGCGACGACGCGAGTTTCGTCAACGGCGCACACCTGTACGTCGATAACTGTTTCACGGCCGCGTGA
- a CDS encoding amino acid permease, producing MDINTALPSAESADNDVKLLHKMGYAQELSRRMGAFSNFAVSFSLICILSGGITSFQMGLSAAGGASIGLGWPLGSLFALVVAAAMAQIASSYPTAGGLYHWSSILGGKTWGWLTAWLNLLGLVFVVAAINFGTYDPFFRTLIAPMFGVKPESLGWWQQTLFLTVITASQAFLNHRGIRITSRITDLSGYLIFVVTILLVGALLVYSPVKIDLSRLYTFTNFTGVDGGAWPKQTMAMAFLSGLLLTAYTITGFDASAHTSEETHQAARNVPRGIVGSVFWSTTFGYVMVCAFVLVMPDIGAVVKQGTGFFEAILAPIPGPLRIVIELLMFFINYVCGLAAVTSTSRMMFAFARDGGLPASKWLRKVNAAHRTPGAAIWTSAVLAIVVTLYGDAFTVLSAGSAVFLFISYAMPIAAGIFAEGRTWNEKGPFQLGMLSKPFAVAAVIGALVLAYVGMQPPNQKVVYVIAGLLAVLLTIWYGAGVRKSFAGPPIGKVSTERESELRGMEGQLGES from the coding sequence ATGGACATCAACACGGCCTTGCCGTCGGCGGAATCCGCCGACAACGACGTCAAGCTGTTGCACAAGATGGGTTACGCGCAGGAACTGTCCCGGCGCATGGGGGCGTTCTCGAACTTCGCGGTGTCGTTCTCGCTGATCTGCATTCTGTCGGGCGGCATCACGTCTTTCCAGATGGGCCTGTCGGCGGCGGGCGGAGCGTCGATCGGACTCGGCTGGCCGCTCGGCTCGCTGTTCGCGCTGGTGGTGGCCGCGGCGATGGCGCAGATCGCCTCGTCGTATCCCACTGCGGGCGGCCTCTATCACTGGAGTTCGATTCTCGGCGGTAAAACTTGGGGCTGGCTGACCGCGTGGCTGAATCTGCTCGGCCTGGTGTTCGTGGTCGCCGCGATCAACTTCGGCACCTATGATCCGTTCTTCCGCACGCTGATCGCGCCGATGTTCGGCGTTAAGCCCGAGTCGCTCGGCTGGTGGCAGCAGACGCTGTTTCTGACCGTGATCACCGCGTCGCAAGCATTCCTCAATCATCGCGGCATTCGTATCACGAGCAGGATCACCGACCTGTCGGGCTATCTGATCTTCGTGGTGACGATCCTGCTGGTGGGGGCGTTGCTGGTGTATTCGCCGGTCAAGATCGATCTGTCGCGGCTCTACACGTTCACCAACTTTACGGGTGTGGACGGCGGCGCGTGGCCGAAGCAGACCATGGCGATGGCGTTTCTCTCCGGCCTTCTGTTGACCGCTTATACGATTACCGGCTTCGACGCATCGGCGCATACCTCGGAGGAGACGCATCAGGCGGCGCGCAATGTGCCGCGCGGTATCGTCGGTTCGGTGTTCTGGTCCACGACCTTCGGCTACGTGATGGTGTGCGCGTTCGTGCTGGTCATGCCGGATATCGGCGCGGTCGTGAAGCAGGGCACGGGTTTCTTCGAAGCGATTCTCGCGCCGATTCCGGGGCCGCTGCGCATTGTCATCGAACTGCTGATGTTCTTCATCAACTACGTGTGCGGTCTTGCTGCAGTGACCTCCACGTCGCGCATGATGTTCGCATTTGCTCGCGACGGCGGCCTGCCCGCATCGAAGTGGCTGCGTAAAGTGAATGCCGCGCATCGCACGCCGGGCGCCGCCATCTGGACCTCGGCGGTGCTGGCGATCGTCGTCACGCTCTATGGCGATGCTTTCACGGTGCTGAGCGCCGGTAGCGCGGTGTTCCTGTTCATCTCGTACGCCATGCCGATTGCGGCGGGCATTTTCGCTGAAGGCCGTACGTGGAACGAGAAAGGCCCCTTCCAGTTGGGCATGCTGTCGAAGCCGTTCGCGGTGGCGGCGGTGATCGGCGCGCTGGTGCTCGCGTATGTCGGCATGCAGCCGCCGAATCAGAAAGTAGTCTACGTGATTGCCGGTTTGCTCGCGGTGCTGCTGACGATCTGGTATGGCGCGGGCGTGCGCAAGAGTTTCGCCGGCCCGCCGATCGGCAAGGTGTCCACGGAACGCGAAAGCGAATTGCGCGGTATGGAGGGGCAGTTGGGAGAGAGTTGA